The window GGCAGCAGGTAGTTGCGCGCGTGACCGTCCTTGACGTCCCGTACGTCGCCTGTATGGCCGAGCGCGGGCACGTCCTTCAAGAGGATGACCTTCACCGCTGATGCACCACCTTGGTCGTGCGGCCCATCGGCTGCCCGTCCGGCCCGGCGGGGCCGCCGCCCATCTCCTTCGACGCCGGCGCCGGAGCACCCGGCGCGGTGCCTCCTCGCGGCGGAGTGAGCCGGCGGAAGTCCCACCAGGTGTCCAGCATTCCCAGGATCGCGAGTCCCATCAGGGGCAGGACGCCCGCGACCAACAGCATGACCCCGAACAGAATTTGCACGAGCCGGGGATACCCGCGACGGTTGGCCCACGCGACGCCGACCAGCACCCCCTGGAAGCCGAAGGCGAAGAGGTTGACCAGCATCGCGTCGAGTGCCGCGCCGCCGAATTGCGGCGCCCGGAGGGCGCCGAGTGACAGGATCGCGCCGGCCCACAGCATCACCGACGCGAGGGCGGCCGACAGGCGCCACGTGCCGATGGGCGGTATCGCCGGCAGCGGGTGCCCGACCCGGCGCAGCACCGAGCGCGCCACCGCGTAGCAGAGATAGGACCACAGCAGCGCGCCGAAGCCGAGCGCCACGGGCAGCGCGGTGCGCAGGAACTGCGGCAGAATCGCGATCATCTTCCGGAGTTCCTCGACCTGGGTGCCCGGGGCCCCGAGCCGCCGCTGGAGGTCCACGGACATCTGCATCGCCTGGACCTGGGCCCTGATGAAATCGCCCATCACGTCCTGATGCATCAGCGCGCCGGCCGCGGCCAGCATGGCGAGCGACGCCAGGAGAAACGCCACGGCGCCGGTCAGGATCGTCCACTGCGCCGCCAGGCCGCGGCGGACTCCCCAACCGAGCGCCAGGCCGAGCGGCGCGAACATCGCAACGGCGGATACGGCGTTGAGCGGTCCGGTGAACTGGAAGAGCGCGGCCGCCGCGATGATGCCGGCCAGCACGGCGATGCGCATGCCCCACCGGATCACGAGCAGCATGATCGGCAGCGGAGCCAGCAACAAGGCCACGGGCGGCGCGAGCAGACCGGCCGCCGCGATGATCGCCGTGAGCGCGGCGAGGATCGCGCCTTCGGTCAGGCCGCGGGTGGGATGCCGCCGTGTGTGCGAAGCCACCGTATCTCGGTCCGAACGGACCCCGGGGGACGGCGGGGGGTCCGGGATGCTCCTACTCGCCGGTGTAGGGCAGGAGCGCCAGCTCCCGCGCGCGCTTGACCGCGACGGCGAGCGCCCGCTGATGGCGCGCGCAGTTGCC of the bacterium genome contains:
- a CDS encoding DUF2232 domain-containing protein, yielding MASHTRRHPTRGLTEGAILAALTAIIAAAGLLAPPVALLLAPLPIMLLVIRWGMRIAVLAGIIAAAALFQFTGPLNAVSAVAMFAPLGLALGWGVRRGLAAQWTILTGAVAFLLASLAMLAAAGALMHQDVMGDFIRAQVQAMQMSVDLQRRLGAPGTQVEELRKMIAILPQFLRTALPVALGFGALLWSYLCYAVARSVLRRVGHPLPAIPPIGTWRLSAALASVMLWAGAILSLGALRAPQFGGAALDAMLVNLFAFGFQGVLVGVAWANRRGYPRLVQILFGVMLLVAGVLPLMGLAILGMLDTWWDFRRLTPPRGGTAPGAPAPASKEMGGGPAGPDGQPMGRTTKVVHQR